From a single Rhodococcus qingshengii JCM 15477 genomic region:
- a CDS encoding ABC transporter ATP-binding protein gives MSENHARSLTPAEFAATAEEHQRLSAGALLRADSLVAGYIPGVNILRECNFFLKEGEIVGIIGPNGAGKSTLLKSLFGLIPVREGSVTLREDNITSAPAHVLVQKGVGYVPQTQNVFQTLTIEENLEMGIYLRPKAFAERFAFVSELFPLLSERRKVKAGALSGGERQMVAMGRALMMDPSVLLLDEPSAGLSPMFQDEVFIRCKKINAAGVSVIMVEQNARRCLQICDRGYVLDQGKNAYTDTGANLMNDPKVIELYLGTLAGSKEK, from the coding sequence ATGAGCGAGAACCACGCACGTTCACTCACGCCTGCAGAGTTCGCCGCGACGGCCGAGGAGCATCAGCGACTGTCGGCAGGTGCCCTGCTCCGCGCCGACAGCCTCGTCGCGGGCTACATTCCCGGCGTCAACATCCTGCGTGAATGCAACTTCTTCCTGAAGGAAGGGGAAATCGTCGGGATCATCGGACCGAACGGCGCAGGCAAATCGACACTCCTGAAATCACTGTTCGGACTGATACCGGTACGCGAAGGGTCGGTCACCCTACGCGAGGACAACATCACGTCTGCGCCCGCTCACGTCCTCGTTCAGAAGGGAGTCGGGTACGTCCCTCAGACACAGAACGTCTTTCAGACTCTGACCATCGAAGAAAACCTCGAAATGGGCATTTATCTGCGGCCCAAGGCATTCGCGGAACGATTCGCCTTCGTGAGTGAACTGTTCCCTCTTCTGAGTGAACGACGAAAGGTGAAGGCCGGCGCACTCTCCGGCGGCGAACGCCAGATGGTCGCGATGGGCCGGGCCCTGATGATGGATCCGTCGGTGCTGCTGCTCGACGAACCGTCCGCGGGCCTGTCCCCCATGTTCCAGGACGAGGTGTTCATCCGCTGCAAGAAGATCAATGCTGCCGGTGTCTCGGTCATCATGGTCGAGCAGAACGCGCGCCGCTGCCTTCAGATCTGCGACCGCGGTTACGTACTCGATCAGGGTAAGAACGCGTACACCGACACCGGCGCCAATCTGATGAACGACCCCAAGGTGATCGAGTTGTACTTGGGAACGCTCGCTGGAAGCAAAGAGAAGTAG
- a CDS encoding ABC transporter substrate-binding protein, translating to MARRTLVRTAAVLGAASLALAGCSSDKSDDSSSSGSTSGASAATTSVTTDCTPEQAKAGATPSTEALRIGTLLPDTGSLSFLGPPMVAGTQLGVNDVNAAGGVLGQPVQLIPGDSGDTTTDTANTTVDRELAAGTQVIVGAASSSVSLKVIDKIASAGVVMFSPANTSDQFVCYPDKGMYFRTAPTDVLQAQAVAQLISDDGGQRVAIMALNDPYGTGLADNIEKNLIDSGVPSDQIEKIIYDPNAQSFNSEVDQVKNFNPDAVALVGFEESAKIITRMHEVGIGPSDGMAMYGVDGNMGNALGESVAKPLLDTMQGTTPLTDVGAAFQDRLKAVNPSLIDFNYAGESYDAVVISALAAEQAKSTAGTDIAANINSVTEGGTKCTSYVECLPLVKAGTDIDYDGITGELDFNDSGEPSIGSYGKLKFGPENTLTTEGFVVVGK from the coding sequence ATGGCTAGACGAACACTTGTGCGTACTGCTGCAGTTCTCGGCGCGGCATCACTGGCACTTGCAGGCTGTAGCTCGGACAAGTCGGATGACTCGTCTTCGAGTGGCTCTACGTCCGGCGCTTCTGCCGCGACGACATCCGTCACGACTGATTGCACCCCGGAGCAGGCCAAGGCCGGCGCCACCCCGTCCACGGAAGCGCTGCGCATCGGCACGCTTCTTCCCGATACAGGCAGCTTGTCGTTCCTCGGGCCGCCGATGGTCGCGGGCACCCAGCTGGGAGTCAACGACGTCAATGCAGCCGGAGGCGTTCTCGGCCAACCGGTCCAGCTGATTCCCGGCGATTCGGGTGACACCACAACGGACACCGCCAATACCACCGTCGACCGCGAATTGGCTGCAGGCACTCAGGTCATCGTCGGCGCCGCGTCGTCTTCGGTCTCGCTCAAGGTGATCGACAAGATCGCCAGCGCAGGCGTCGTGATGTTCTCGCCTGCCAACACCTCGGACCAATTCGTCTGCTACCCAGACAAGGGCATGTACTTCCGCACCGCTCCGACGGACGTACTGCAGGCTCAGGCCGTCGCACAGCTCATTTCGGACGACGGTGGTCAGCGCGTAGCGATCATGGCCCTCAACGACCCGTACGGGACGGGTCTGGCGGACAACATCGAAAAGAATCTGATCGATTCGGGTGTCCCCTCCGATCAGATCGAGAAGATCATCTACGACCCGAACGCGCAGTCGTTCAACTCCGAAGTCGATCAAGTCAAGAACTTCAATCCGGATGCAGTGGCACTGGTGGGCTTCGAAGAGTCGGCGAAGATCATCACGCGCATGCACGAAGTGGGCATCGGCCCGTCGGACGGAATGGCGATGTACGGCGTCGACGGCAACATGGGTAACGCTCTCGGCGAATCCGTGGCGAAGCCGTTGCTCGACACCATGCAGGGAACGACGCCCCTGACGGACGTCGGAGCTGCCTTCCAGGATCGTCTGAAGGCTGTGAACCCCTCTCTGATCGACTTCAACTACGCCGGAGAGTCATACGACGCGGTGGTGATCTCAGCGCTCGCTGCCGAGCAGGCGAAGTCGACGGCCGGTACCGACATCGCGGCCAACATCAACAGCGTCACCGAAGGCGGCACCAAGTGCACGTCCTACGTCGAGTGCCTGCCGTTGGTGAAGGCGGGAACCGACATCGACTACGACGGCATCACCGGTGAGTTGGACTTCAACGATTCGGGGGAGCCGTCCATCGGTTCGTACGGAAAGCTCAAGTTCGGCCCTGAGAACACCCTGACCACAGAAGGATTCGTGGTGGTGGGCAAGTAA
- a CDS encoding ANTAR domain-containing response regulator, translated as MNSPQPQGNQLAPRRVVVAEDEALIRMDLVEMLREEGYDVVGEAGDGQVAVELAESLKPDLVIMDVKMPRRDGIDAASEIAAKRIAPVVILTAFSQRELVERARDAGAMAYLVKPFSISDLVPAVELAVSRFREVTALEREVADLSDRLEARKLIERAKSVLMVRQALTEPEAFKWIQRAAMDRRSTMKAVAQVVLETLGGEPDA; from the coding sequence ATGAATTCGCCGCAGCCGCAAGGCAATCAGCTCGCACCCCGTCGTGTTGTCGTCGCTGAAGACGAGGCGTTGATCCGCATGGATCTGGTCGAGATGCTCCGCGAAGAGGGCTACGACGTCGTCGGTGAGGCCGGTGACGGGCAGGTCGCGGTGGAGTTGGCCGAGTCGCTCAAGCCTGATCTGGTCATCATGGACGTGAAAATGCCCAGGAGAGACGGCATCGACGCCGCTTCGGAGATTGCCGCCAAACGCATCGCTCCTGTTGTCATTCTCACAGCGTTCAGTCAGCGCGAGTTGGTCGAGCGCGCACGCGATGCCGGCGCCATGGCTTACTTGGTCAAGCCGTTCTCGATCAGTGACCTCGTTCCCGCTGTCGAATTGGCGGTCAGTCGTTTCCGCGAGGTGACGGCGCTCGAGCGTGAGGTCGCTGATCTTTCGGACCGGCTCGAAGCACGCAAGCTGATCGAGCGAGCCAAGAGTGTTCTGATGGTTCGCCAAGCGCTCACCGAACCTGAGGCGTTCAAGTGGATTCAGCGCGCCGCGATGGATCGGCGCTCCACGATGAAGGCGGTCGCACAGGTCGTACTGGAAACTCTGGGCGGTGAACCGGACGCTTGA